Proteins encoded together in one Blastocatellia bacterium window:
- a CDS encoding response regulator transcription factor → MIVEDNPQMRQMIREVVADLAEIVIECADGREAVAAYRAQQFSEDDRVLMDLQMPGGGGLEATRRIRAAFPDAQIIIVTQHDDQHWRTAATEAGACGYVLKGNLLELREMLKKPPQDTI, encoded by the coding sequence ATGATCGTCGAAGACAACCCGCAGATGCGCCAAATGATTCGCGAAGTCGTGGCCGACCTGGCCGAAATCGTGATCGAATGCGCGGATGGCCGGGAGGCGGTCGCGGCTTATAGGGCGCAGCAGTTCAGCGAGGACGACCGGGTGCTGATGGATTTGCAGATGCCAGGCGGCGGCGGGCTGGAGGCGACGCGGCGCATTCGGGCAGCCTTTCCTGATGCGCAAATCATCATCGTCACGCAGCATGACGATCAGCACTGGCGCACGGCGGCAACCGAGGCGGGAGCCTGCGGCTATGTGCTCAAGGGGAACCTGCTTGAACTGCGCGAGATGCTGAAAAAGCCGCCCCAAGACACAATTTGA
- a CDS encoding response regulator transcription factor, translating to MNNPIRILIADDHPVYRQGLRQIIETDPQLKVSAEAADGEQALARLQDTPVDVAMLDLTMPLKDGFAVARAARELRLTVPLVFLTMHKDEHYLYAALDLGVKGYILKDSSITEIVSCLKAVVAGQDYISPALSSYLIRRSSRAATLASAKPALEQLTPSERRVLKLIAEGQTSREIAAELGIGIRTVEHHRNNIASKLELHGSHALVKFALQHQAEL from the coding sequence ATGAATAACCCGATTCGCATTCTGATCGCCGACGATCACCCGGTCTATCGGCAGGGCTTGCGCCAGATCATCGAGACCGATCCGCAACTCAAAGTCAGCGCCGAAGCGGCTGACGGCGAACAGGCGCTCGCCCGGTTGCAAGATACACCTGTGGACGTTGCCATGCTGGATCTGACCATGCCGCTCAAAGACGGCTTTGCCGTCGCGCGGGCGGCCAGGGAGCTACGCCTCACTGTGCCGCTCGTCTTTCTGACCATGCACAAGGACGAACATTATTTGTATGCCGCACTCGACCTGGGCGTCAAAGGCTACATCCTAAAAGACAGTTCGATCACCGAGATCGTCAGTTGTCTGAAGGCGGTTGTCGCCGGGCAGGATTACATCAGCCCGGCGCTTTCTTCGTATCTCATCCGGCGCAGCAGCCGCGCCGCCACGCTCGCCTCAGCGAAACCCGCGCTCGAACAACTCACGCCCAGCGAACGCCGCGTCCTGAAACTGATCGCTGAAGGACAAACGAGCCGAGAGATCGCGGCTGAACTGGGCATCGGTATCCGCACCGTCGAACATCACCGCAACAACATCGCGAGCAAACTCGAACTGCACGGCAGCCATGCGCTGGTCAAGTTCGCCCTCCAGCATCAGGCAGAGCTTTGA